Below is a genomic region from Syntrophorhabdaceae bacterium.
GCGCCATCAGCCCTATATTAAGGCGATCCATGTTTTTTGCAACGTAATCAACATCCAGCTTCGTGGAATTGCATGAACTTTCTATATCGATATAAGGCAGCCCGCCGGCGGCCAGGATCTTCTTCAAGCGATGTGCATACCCTGTTTTCAATTGCGGAAAATCGACGATATTCTGAGCATTCCCAACCCCTGGCAGTAAGGCAAGAAGAGGAAGCGCACAGAATGCCTTTAGTAAATCGCGTCTATTGATCATGCAGGTCTGTCTCCTATAACTTTTCTCTAAAGTAAACTAAAATGATGCCCACGACGGCAAAGTTATGCGACATACATGGGCTTATTGTCATTGAGACGCAGCCAACCCTTGATGATGCGGTAAATGATCCAGATGCCGTCGGCAATGAGCACAGGCCAACCGATAACGATTAACACTGTTATTCCCCCCAGCGCACCCCAAAGCAGGCCAAACCAGAAGGTTCTGATCTGCCATCGGAAGTGACTTTCCAGAAACGTCCCTGCCACGTCATCCTTCTTGACGTAGTTCATCACGATCGCAACGATGGCTGTTATGCCGATGAAATACGATGCTGCATACAGCGCGTAGATAACCGTGGTGAGAGTTTTTGCCGACTTTTCAGTCTCTTCAGTCACTATGTTTTCCATTTAATGTCTCCTCCTTTTTTGATGCAGCGATTTGGCAGGAAAAGAGATTCTCCATGAGGATCAGCGCACGCCGATTTTCAGAAGGTATCTATTGTGCAATCTCGTAAGCAGGATGAGCGCGGCGATCGAGCCTATCAGACACCAGAACATGTCGCTTTGCGTGTCCCAGATGTAACCCTGTGTCCCGAGGAAGGCTTCAGTGTCGGTCGGATTTGAAAGGGAAGCCAGCCATTCAATGATCTCGTATAATGCCGAAAAGGCCAGGGGAACGGCGACGGATATAAAACCAAGCCACTTGCCCCGTCCGAGCGGCGATGTTCGTAATACAATTTCGCGTGTATATATCGCCGGGCCGAAACCCTGTATGAAATGTCCGATCTTGTCGTAATTATTGCGGGTCCAGCCAAACCAATCCTCCATCCAGAAACCCAGCGGTACCTTGGCGTAAGAGTAGTGGCCGCCCAACATCAGGATCATGGCGTGGATCGAGATGATAGCATAGGTCAGATTGCTCAGCGGAAACCTCCTGTATGTAAGCAGCATGACCGGTAAGGCGATCATGAACGGGAAGGTTTCCAAAACCCAGGTAAGGCGGGTGTCATGCGGCTCAATTCCCGACCAGGCCCAAAAGGCCAATATTATTATCAATAATATGACGGGATACCTTTTTGATGACATATCATCCTGTCCGCAAGTAATGTATCTTTATGTTTTATCGGCCAAACAATTGAATAAACCAACCTGTTTTTTTGTAATTATTATACAGTACCGGCCAAAAGGCAATGAGAATGCAAATAAAAAGGCTTATATTTGTTATTCTTATGTTATTTCCAATAGTTAACAGCTTTGATTTTCTCATTGAATACGAGGGGTGTAAGTGGTATAAAGGAATATATTCTGTAA
It encodes:
- a CDS encoding DUF2238 domain-containing protein; translated protein: MSSKRYPVILLIIILAFWAWSGIEPHDTRLTWVLETFPFMIALPVMLLTYRRFPLSNLTYAIISIHAMILMLGGHYSYAKVPLGFWMEDWFGWTRNNYDKIGHFIQGFGPAIYTREIVLRTSPLGRGKWLGFISVAVPLAFSALYEIIEWLASLSNPTDTEAFLGTQGYIWDTQSDMFWCLIGSIAALILLTRLHNRYLLKIGVR